A region of Campylobacter armoricus DNA encodes the following proteins:
- a CDS encoding FeoA family protein: MTLDVLKDNEEAIIVGFEADKQLQARLFSFGFAKNKKVKKIRSSIANSTIMVELDTTCVILRSNEAKIIQISKEF; the protein is encoded by the coding sequence ATGACTTTAGATGTTTTAAAAGATAATGAAGAGGCTATTATAGTAGGTTTTGAAGCAGATAAACAACTCCAAGCAAGACTTTTTAGTTTTGGTTTTGCAAAAAATAAAAAAGTTAAAAAAATTCGCTCTTCTATAGCAAATTCTACTATTATGGTAGAACTTGATACGACTTGTGTAATTTTAAGATCAAACGAAGCAAAAATAATACAAATTTCAAAAGAGTTTTAA